The nucleotide sequence ATTGAATCAATCAATAAATGAGACCAATACATATTTAGCGATGTAACATTTGTTACCACATACTggaatttttctttcataatgtGTGTAGATTTTAAACACGCCTACGATTGCTTTATCACAGATTGCAGAAAAATTTTGCTTGCGTacaatataaatacttttaacacGTTCAGCACCGATGCGGTCCATAAGCTCGTACTTGCACTTTCCTCAGAGTCCAGAGCGGTCCTATGGACCGCACGACGTATTTTATTTCGAACCTTCTCCACGGCTCAAGGGACagtatttaaatgtattttacaGTTTAATTGAACCCTCCTGGATCCTTAAATCATTACCTTACACTTGGTCTATTTGACCGCACCCTTTCACAATGTTTTCGTACCTTGTGACTTGGACCTTCTTTCTTCACTAGGCaacggttttttttttgttttggcgtCTCTTGATCTTATTTTCTTTCGTCAGTAACTTCAAGGCTACACTGATTTGGGATTCAGTAATTGCATTCACTATTACTGTACCAAATAACAGTTTAATTCCATGTTTCTTCAGCTTCTTTTGTAcactctttttattatttttcctttggTCCACACCCCATATGGAgtgtaaaaatacaaaaaaaaatagttttggccCTGGagaaagtttatcaattttgattGGGGCTCAACGTGTTTAAGAGCCCCTTTGTTTATTCAAGAGAATGTTGTGAATGAGGTAGAAACCTCTTTTTTCCTATCTATCTCATTTTCTAGCAATCTATTGGAGGTTAACTTTATTCTTAGTGTCTATCTTATTCAGCATTGTTGGTTTGTTCAGCATTTCCATACCAGTTTGGATCTTCAGTTTGCgataattgaacaaaattttcaattgcataTATTTCTGCTTGAATAATACTCGATGTATAACCCAAGTGCGTTTGGTTCTGGTCCTGTGCACTCCAATTTCAGTTCTGCCTGCTTTTTTGGAGCTACCCGTGTACCATCAACGTTCCTGGTCATATCTCTTATGTTGTTTTGattcaatttacttttatagCTAAGTTCTGAGATAAATTTTGTCTGAAAGTCGCTATTTCATCCTGAAGCATGTCCAAGACTCGATCGCCATTCGAGGAAGGTTTCGATTTATCCCTGGTAACTCCTTTTTTGAACATTCTGGTTAAGTTTCTCTGCTACGCTTTCTAATATGGTAAGGAGATGtaggagatttagaatcactgcTAGTGCAGCCGTTAGGCATGTTCTCATACAATCGCCTTCAGTATCATCTCTTCATTTGTCTAATGTTTGGGAACCATGTCAGGATAATAAAGTGAAAGAGGCAATAAATTGGAATGCAGTTCGGCGATAGACGATTAGTCAGAGACCAAAACTGTTCGACTTCGAAAAGTGTCTCACGTACTTTTCTATGACGTACAAGGGTACTTTTAAAAGCAAAGGATCACTCATAAATCATTCTAAGGGACGAAACACagatttatatttatgattatGAAATCAGAAATAGGAAATGGTTGAGTAGAAGACTGAGTAGGAGATCGTTTTCTACGTTTTCTGTTGTATTAAATTGTTCAATCGCTAAAAAATGAGCATTTCGCttctttaattatatatttttttgtgctAAAACTTGAAAGAAAAGTTCCTTTTATAATTAATGTAATTCCAATATGACACACTTTTCAGCTATTATTAAAGTTGCGTTTTCATTTCAACGCAGGAACCATTTTTATAACCTCTAAACACATGGTAGCGAATTCAGCTTGTAACGTCTATACGCGAATTCACTTcattagtataaataaataaacaaaaaataatagtatattacgtaaCAAGGGTAGTAAGTAGCCCATTACGcaagaagtaaaaaattttatggacGAAGCCGCGCATTCATGCATCCaacttaagaaaacgtgtcctatttttaaagaaattgcataatgtgctgcctacatttaggggcatcactctttcaatcctaaatatatctcgctaaTACCAAAAGTTTTTATgctttttaattgactaaatttgtatTAATAGACTAAATAAAGTCTTacgttaataaaaatttgattgtaatttaattaaaccaagaagtttaagttttcttttcaaaacgCAAGtgtatgttattgttaaatgtcatttacaaggaatgttgacagtgcgatttttgaAGTTTACAGACATGGGCATAGAAGAAAGCAATTATTGTGTGATgtatttggttgaaattaatgaaatattatctttgtttatatataatgcTACGTTTATTACATATAAACCATGGTAGTTAATTAAGCTTTATGTTGCAATAATGAACAAACACTTTACTGTCACCTGTCACTCAAGATTCTGTAAagaatgttgacagttgacgtTCACGGACATTGgcgtagaaaaaaatcattattcatATATTACATCGGCGTTCATATTAGTCAGTTTTAGCAGtagtgaaaaaagtttattcCTTGCTGAAATGCTTCGATTTTTCATTGTCTCAATATTCAATAAGCAGTAcattgatataaatttatttgatttttttttaatttaacaggCTAAAGATGAAGCTGAACTTGAAACCGCTTTAAATACGGCTTTAGAAATTGGTTACCGGCACATCGACACTGCTGCCGCTTACGAAAACGAACACTTGATCGGTAAAGTCCTACAAGAATGGTTTTCCTCCGGAAAACTGAACAGAGAAGATTTGTTTATAGTTACTAAATTACCTATACAGGGTATTCATCGCGATAGAGTTcagaaatatttggaaagttcTTTGGAAAAGCTTCAATTGGATTACGTCGATTTGTATTTGATCCATTTTCCAGTTGGCAAATCTGAAACTTCCGCTGAATACGAAAGTGAGGACCACGAAGGTGTATGGAAGGTACGTATGTACAATTAAATATGGAAtatgtaattatattttgtataaaaaatcgTGATTGGGAATACTGATAGACAGCGATTCAACCACTTTATCCAATCAGAAGGTGGTAGTtctaaaacatgtttttaaaaccctcaactattttttttattatatctctTAGTACCTTATCATACTAGCGGATTGCAAGCTTCTTCAAAGCGGAGCGGGCGCGCGACGATCACGCCGCGAACGCGCAGCGAATTTGCTACGCAAATTTTTATCGTAGGAACCCACATCGACAAATATATCTTTGTAGTTGGAGTCACAAACGGCTAgcaaatttatcgaaaaataataattaataatagcTTAACACGTCTCCCGaactattttttgtattgatgaaaATGCATGTCCATCAAAAAACACCCAGTTGCCAAATATCTGATAAGTTTGTATCAGATGCAACAACTCATAAAATGTAAGTCTTGATATTCGTATCTTGTTTTTGTTCTgcatttgatataattttgttataaaataccATTTTCATAGCGTATTGATTTGTTCGTTACGCACTCGTTTTTTCTTGAAACAACTTTATTTACTAGTCTCTGTATATTATACTTTCAGTTGTTTATTTTGTACATGATTTGACAGTTTCTTTCATCTAaaccattttattttgttccagACCACATATATTGAGATTGTTCACGGCAACGTTACTAAAATGGCGCCATCTTAGTATTTTAAGCCTCAACTACCAATTCAAAGCTGTCACAAAATATCAGcaaatctaaatctaaatataaaaatctaaaatcattttttattacaactCTCTTTGTGTGTGTGtggtttgaataaaatatatttttagaatatggAAAAACAAGTGGACGAAGGCCGGGCGAAAACAATCGGAGTTTCAAACTTCAACATCGATCAAATAGacagaatattaaaatttgctCGTATTAAACCAGCCTGCCTTCAAGTTGAATTACACGTATTCTTACAACAACCTGAATTAGTTGATTTCTGTCACCAAAACGGATTAGTCGTAACGGCTTATTCTCCGCTTGGAAATCCCGGTTACAacaaattcttgaaaaaagttGGAGTTGAGTGAGTACAAATCGAGAAAAACACACGCTTTTCAGTACAACAtcgaatttttttgtcattactTGGAATACCGATCAAACTGAGGTTTGTttttggtagctgcactggaactGTACGGAACTGGATCAGTGCAGACCAGTTCATTAGTGTATAGAATTAATTCGATCGGATACAAAGAACGATATAGTGCAGAGAGCTACGAAgcatttgtttattgttatatttgagGTTAATTGATATGATTCAGGCCTcgtattattaacaataatgaaaaacgaTTTAGTACTTTATGATATTTTACATTGATCCGATGACGAAGATGTAGTGTCACCGTTTCCAGATTACACTGGctgaactgactctagacccagtgcaagcagtacagtgaactgagtgaactagttctcttgcactgctactaatgctggttctgctacaaagaacACTTTAGTGAACACGTCCTGAATTAGTTCTGCCATTGCAGTTACTAAGAACAAACCtctgttcacactaccactacaatTATAATACAATAGTCAACGGAAGCGTTACACTCCTCAgattattatcatatttcataGTTCACCAAAGTTTGTAAGGTAGTgagtgtttttttaaaattattttaagttttcTGTTGTATGAGACGGTGATGTGTTTTATGCTAGACTGTAAACATTACAGTGGATTAAATGGTTTGATTAAAGTCATAACCTATAATTGAAAATCCTAAATAGGTAATTTCGAATGGTTgagaactcaaaataaaactgtccaagagtttttttaaatgccaacatttcgatctttatcaaggctCAAAATATATGGTGGATTATAACTCGAAACGTTGACGTAGATAAACAAGTTTaaccttgataaagatcaaataaaagatcgaaacgttggcattttaTAAATCTCTTGGACattgataaagttattttttgcaaaaacgCGCTTATATAACATAGGAGTGAGcttgatattaaattttggaTGGGTGTTTTTCCTTTCCAACTTTTCCAGTTTCATTAGggcatttacatttttttaatgtttcaccCAATAACCTttataaaaaaaccatttttgatGTAAGTTTAAAGATTTCTATATGCTCAATTACTTTCGAATAATCCCTAAATTTTggttatttcttattttttttgacctttttatatgtttattcttCTAAATCTTTAGAACATTTAAAAGCattaattttggttattttagGGAAAGACAAGATTTGGTGAATGTCCTTACAGATCCAGTAATCTCAGAGATTGCACAAAAACATAACAAAAGTAATGCTCAAGTCGCTTTGAGattcttattacaaaaaaacattgttGTGATACCAAAGAGCGTCACTCCTTCTAGATTGAAAAGCAACTTCGATTTATATGATTTCGAATTGGACGATGAAGACATGAAGAAAATCGAAGAACTCAACGTGGGAGAACACGTCAGAATTTGTGACTGGAGAATCTTTCCAAAGTAAGTTGATAATGTTGAATAGAAACAAATCTAtagtatcaataaaatttttatatcattccTTAAAAATTGATGTCTCTTCATGTCCCGATGTAAATTTTGTAACtaactttttccaattttttgtttttgttctactacatttaatataattttgttaacaaaacatttttaaggTTTATACATTTGTTAATAAaagcttgaaatttttttacattaaactaTGCactttctaatttattcaagGTAATTTTACCTTATAACTATACTTTCACATAACAATAATTTGTACTTGCACACCAGTTTCGAAACAACTTAATTTgctcactctgtatatcaaTCATActttcaattgtttattttgtatttaccTGTTTTAAAACTTCTTCAATGTATCCAAACCATTCTAATTATCATCgtcattttgattattttcatttattaatatattacaaattttcttacTCATATTTGAACATAAAGAATGGATAATTTCCCACTGGGTATTTCTATTTATCTGTTTGTTTGGTTTTTACAGCCCAATATTCGTTAATAGTGACGTAATGTCATTGATGTGATCTCAAGtgatttgaaatgatttttcatGATAATTCGATGAAACCACAGACTACGTATATTAAGATTGTTCACGACAACGTTTTTTCCTACCAAATTGGCGCCATTTAGAAATTTTAAGCTTCGATTGCCACAAAATATTAGCAAATTCAAACTTTGTAGATGGCGCGAATTtaataagtaataaatttgaaaatttagctTTTGCTTGGAATAGTTGCATATTACAAGTTAAATTATCACACACATAATGCAATTTTGAGAAgcgaattcaaaaaatatatactcatatataattattcaaatagacATTCCAACAGgtcaaaaaaatagaattattacCGAATATGACAGTGATTATATTTACGCTGCCAGGGTCATCT is from Diorhabda sublineata isolate icDioSubl1.1 chromosome 1, icDioSubl1.1, whole genome shotgun sequence and encodes:
- the LOC130449601 gene encoding aldose reductase-related protein 2-like, translated to MAKTVKCGDLNMPTVGLGTWEAKDEAELETALNTALEIGYRHIDTAAAYENEHLIGKVLQEWFSSGKLNREDLFIVTKLPIQGIHRDRVQKYLESSLEKLQLDYVDLYLIHFPVGKSETSAEYESEDHEGVWKNMEKQVDEGRAKTIGVSNFNIDQIDRILKFARIKPACLQVELHVFLQQPELVDFCHQNGLVVTAYSPLGNPGYNKFLKKVGVEERQDLVNVLTDPVISEIAQKHNKSNAQVALRFLLQKNIVVIPKSVTPSRLKSNFDLYDFELDDEDMKKIEELNVGEHVRICDWRIFPNIDQQPEYPFARK